The Calditerrivibrio sp. genome includes the window TTTAAAGATAAAAAAGAGTTCGTTTTTTTAGAAACTTATCCTCCAGTGGATAATATCGATATGGATCTGTTAGCAAAATTTGATAGGATCATTGAGATAAAAAAAGAGGTTAACAAAGCACTGGAGTTAGCAAGAGCTGAAAAAGTGGTAGGTCATCCGTTGGATGCGAGGATAGATCTTTATTTGACATCTAGTGATATGGAAATATGCAGAGTTGATGAGGGTTTGGAGAAGATGTTTATTGTTTCCGAACTTTATTTATATGATCTGAAAGAATCACCAGAGGAGATATACACTTCAGAAGATGGTAAGATTAAAGTAAAGGCTTCTGCTTCTATTTTACCAAAATGTGAAAGATGTTGGGTACATTCAACCACCGTTGGTAAGCATGCAGAACACCCAGCGCTTTGTTCAAGATGTGTAGAAAACATATAGTATAGGTGCTAGATGAAGTTCAATTATATTCTCATAATAATGTTGGTGGTTCTGGATCAATGGACTAAAAAGATCATAATAGAGAAGTTTCAGCTTTATGAGAGTATCACAGTAATAGATGGCTTTTTTAACCTTACCTATGTTTTAAATCCAGGGGCTGCTTTTGGTTTTTTGGCTAAGATGGATGAAAGATTTAGAGTGCTCTTTTTTGTGTTTGTTACATTTATTGCTATATGTTTGGTGGTGTACCTGATTATAAGAGAAAGGGGGTTTATTCTTCGTAGGTATGCTTATTCTTTCATATTAGCTGGTGCAATAGGCAATCTCATCGATAGAGTAATGATAGGTAAGGTTGTAGACTTCTTAGATTTTTATATAAAATCTTATCATTGGCCAGCTTTTAATGTGGCAGATGTATCAATAAGCTGTGGTGTTGGCTTATTGCTTTTGGATTTGATAAGAGATAAAAAGAGAAAACAAGCTACTGGAGGATAAGATGAACATAATGCCTAAGAGAGCGTTGATAAGCGTTTCAAAAAAGGATGGTATAGTTGAGTTTGTCAAGTTTTTGTCTTCAAAAGGGGTTGAAATTTTATCTACAGGTGGAACATATAAAGCGCTAAAAGAAAATGGTGTGTCTGTTGTAGAGATATCAGAATTTACAGGTTTCCCAGAGATGTTGGATGGTAGGGTTAAAACTCTTCATCCGAAAGTCCATGCTGGTATACTAAACATCAGGGATAATGATGAGCATAGAGCTATTATGAATGCACATGGATTGAAAGACATTGATATGGTAGTTGTAAATCTTTACCCCTTTGAGGAGACTATTTCAAAGGAGGGTGTATCAATAGATGAGGCCATAGAAAATATCGACATCGGTGGTCCATCTATGATAAGATCGGCAGCCAAGAATTTTAAGTTTGTTGCTGTGGTGACTGATCCAGGTGATTACAGAATAATAATGGATGAGATAGAAAAATCAGGCGGGATATCTTATCAAACGAGAATGAATCTCTCAAGAAAGGCTTATTCCCTTACGGCTTTTTATGATAGTATGATTGCTAATTATT containing:
- the lspA gene encoding signal peptidase II, with protein sequence MKFNYILIIMLVVLDQWTKKIIIEKFQLYESITVIDGFFNLTYVLNPGAAFGFLAKMDERFRVLFFVFVTFIAICLVVYLIIRERGFILRRYAYSFILAGAIGNLIDRVMIGKVVDFLDFYIKSYHWPAFNVADVSISCGVGLLLLDLIRDKKRKQATGG